A single region of the Leisingera thetidis genome encodes:
- a CDS encoding LysR substrate-binding domain-containing protein, whose amino-acid sequence MAAKSLPSLRALQTFEIFGRTMSVSETAREMNITPGAVSQQLKVLEEQTGQSLFSRRGRGLFLREEASSYHKLISEAFELLHLAQNHLDSFGKHTQISISAFPSLSSKWLYPLLNDFHDGYPDIPVHIQSNVREPDRHLATTTFRITLGNHARAYPHQAQLFTDAVFPICTPTFLEKYPDAGNPEVLSTLPLIYTDWGSHNVDLPSWADWFTYVNAPRPKGNSSWVFSLFSLALEAALEDKGVILGHASVIGKELEKGRLIRLSEDLLVFPKPYYVCWGEGTLQNPSVKNFLDWLLAEGKRWNKLFAGPKAQL is encoded by the coding sequence TTGGCTGCCAAATCTCTGCCTTCGCTGCGCGCCCTGCAGACGTTTGAGATCTTCGGGCGCACGATGTCCGTGTCGGAAACGGCACGTGAAATGAACATCACACCTGGCGCCGTCAGCCAGCAACTCAAGGTATTGGAAGAGCAGACCGGCCAGTCTTTGTTTTCGCGGCGGGGAAGAGGGTTGTTCCTGCGCGAAGAAGCCTCTTCCTATCACAAATTGATCAGCGAAGCCTTTGAACTTCTGCATCTGGCACAAAACCACCTCGACAGTTTTGGCAAGCATACGCAGATTTCAATAAGCGCATTCCCGTCACTTTCGTCGAAATGGCTATACCCGCTGCTGAACGATTTTCACGACGGATACCCCGATATTCCGGTTCACATACAATCCAATGTGCGGGAACCCGACCGCCACCTGGCCACAACGACGTTCCGGATTACGCTTGGGAATCATGCACGAGCCTATCCTCACCAGGCACAGCTATTCACAGACGCCGTTTTCCCTATCTGCACGCCGACATTCCTTGAAAAATATCCTGATGCCGGCAATCCCGAAGTGCTTTCAACCTTACCGCTGATCTACACCGATTGGGGCTCTCATAACGTCGATCTGCCTAGTTGGGCCGATTGGTTCACATATGTGAATGCGCCTCGTCCGAAAGGTAATTCTTCTTGGGTATTCTCGCTATTCTCACTGGCTCTGGAAGCCGCCCTGGAAGACAAGGGTGTTATCCTTGGGCACGCATCAGTAATCGGGAAAGAATTGGAGAAAGGCCGGCTGATTCGCCTTTCAGAAGATCTTCTGGTTTTCCCAAAACCTTATTATGTGTGCTGGGGTGAAGGAACTTTGCAGAACCCATCCGTCAAGAATTTCCTCGACTGGCTTCTTGCGGAAGGAAAACGATGGAATAAATTGTTCGCCGGCCCAAAAGCTCAACTTTAG
- a CDS encoding ABC transporter ATP-binding protein, which translates to MGEALLEIRNLKVDGYSEEHWHQIIRGVDLTLNKGEILGLIGESGAGKSTLGLAAMGYIKGGCRISGGSIRFGGQELVGAPQKTLRKLRGARIAYVAQSAAASFNPAYKLIRQYAEAPLREGEMSRSQAEADAVELYRHMQLPDPDQIGFRYPHQVSGGQLQRAMTAMAMACRPDLIVFDEPTTALDVTTQIEVLSAIRGIVEKYNTAAIYITHDLAVVAQMADRIKVMRYGEEVEEAPAREMLSDPKQDYTKSLWAVRDFKRSARTDVSEAGPVIELKNVSAAYGAVKVLKNLDFTIRRGQTVAVVGESGSGKSTTARCMTGLLPPSQGEILFDGVALPPELSARKKETLQKIQIIHQMADTAMNPKHKIRKLLSRPLEFFTGLKGGAKEARLRELMEMIELDPDQFLDRYPGELSGGQKQRICIARALAANPEFIICDEVTSALDQLVAEGILRLLDKLQCELNLTYMFITHDLATVRSIADEVVVMLKGEIVERGPVSEVLTSPRHDYTVKLMSSVPEMDPDWLDRVLATRQPA; encoded by the coding sequence ATGGGAGAAGCGTTGTTGGAGATCCGGAATCTGAAGGTCGACGGTTATTCTGAAGAACACTGGCATCAGATCATCAGGGGTGTCGATCTGACACTGAACAAGGGCGAGATCCTAGGTCTGATTGGTGAATCCGGTGCCGGGAAATCCACGCTTGGGCTGGCCGCGATGGGGTACATCAAGGGCGGTTGCAGGATCAGCGGCGGTTCAATCAGGTTCGGCGGCCAGGAACTCGTCGGGGCGCCGCAAAAGACACTGCGAAAGCTGCGCGGCGCCCGAATTGCCTATGTTGCACAATCGGCGGCGGCTTCGTTCAATCCTGCCTACAAACTGATCAGACAGTATGCCGAAGCGCCATTGCGTGAGGGCGAGATGTCCCGCTCGCAGGCCGAAGCCGACGCGGTGGAGCTTTATCGCCATATGCAGCTCCCCGATCCCGATCAAATCGGCTTTCGCTACCCGCATCAGGTCTCGGGCGGGCAACTTCAGCGGGCGATGACAGCCATGGCGATGGCCTGCCGGCCTGATCTGATTGTCTTCGACGAACCGACGACCGCGCTGGATGTGACCACGCAGATCGAGGTTCTGAGCGCCATACGAGGTATCGTCGAAAAGTATAATACAGCCGCGATTTACATCACTCATGATCTGGCTGTGGTGGCGCAGATGGCTGACCGCATCAAAGTCATGCGCTACGGCGAAGAGGTCGAGGAAGCGCCGGCCCGGGAGATGCTGTCCGATCCGAAACAGGACTATACAAAATCATTGTGGGCTGTACGGGATTTCAAGCGTTCGGCCCGCACGGATGTTTCGGAAGCCGGCCCGGTTATCGAACTGAAAAACGTCTCCGCCGCCTATGGCGCGGTAAAGGTGCTTAAGAACCTCGATTTCACGATCCGTCGCGGTCAGACCGTAGCGGTTGTCGGCGAGAGCGGCTCAGGCAAGTCGACGACCGCGCGGTGCATGACCGGTTTACTGCCTCCAAGCCAGGGCGAGATCTTGTTCGACGGAGTAGCCCTGCCGCCGGAGTTGAGCGCGCGTAAAAAGGAAACCCTGCAGAAAATTCAGATCATTCACCAGATGGCTGATACGGCGATGAACCCCAAGCACAAGATCCGCAAGCTTTTATCGCGGCCTCTGGAATTCTTCACTGGACTGAAGGGCGGCGCAAAAGAGGCGCGGTTGCGCGAACTCATGGAGATGATCGAACTTGATCCTGACCAATTTCTAGATCGTTACCCGGGCGAATTATCCGGTGGTCAGAAACAGCGGATCTGCATTGCACGTGCCTTGGCGGCAAATCCGGAATTCATAATCTGCGACGAAGTGACCAGTGCGCTTGATCAATTGGTTGCCGAAGGCATACTCCGTCTTTTGGACAAGCTGCAATGCGAGCTGAACCTGACCTACATGTTCATCACGCATGATCTGGCCACGGTCAGGTCGATTGCCGACGAAGTTGTGGTGATGCTGAAGGGCGAAATCGTAGAACGTGGGCCGGTTAGCGAAGTGCTCACGTCGCCGCGTCACGACTATACCGTCAAACTGATGTCGTCAGTTCCGGAAATGGATCCGGATTGGCTTGACCGGGTTTTGGCCACACGGCAGCCGGCATAG
- a CDS encoding recombinase family protein, translating to MNDMALTFPPELLKRQAVIYVRQSTQSQVMTNLESQRRQYDLVEMARGYGFAGIDVIDDDLGVSTSGCHARPGFERLVAMLCSGSIGAVFCLEVSRLARNGRDWHHMLELCGLVDARVVDHDGVYDPRHPNDRLLLGMKGSISEFEPGVLRTRMVEAARAKARRGELRYTPPTGYLWDRDAGVMFDPDLRIQEAVRQIFCRFRELGSARQVLLAMSAEGVHFPRPSDGIRLTSFEWQPIRYRNVINVLKNMFYAGVYAYGKTGRQAEIRDGRAHVTYKNRKSPEDWDVVIRDHHPGYIDWEEYERNQAQLARNAFGRAGGVKSGRGGGALLAGLLCCSRCGRRLHVVYTGRNPRPVYRCDTPNLLLGQKRCITFGGFRADKLITEAVLEAVAPFAIDAAIEARAMLSQAVEDKRLVLEMELQEARYDASLVERRYDACDPDNRLIAAELEKRWEEALGRVRSFEQRLNMEIAAVPDVDVTRLERLAQDLEAAGRLRRHPCATSNDCSER from the coding sequence ATGAATGACATGGCCCTCACGTTTCCACCGGAACTGCTGAAGCGTCAGGCGGTGATCTACGTGCGCCAGTCGACGCAGAGCCAGGTCATGACGAACCTCGAAAGCCAGCGCCGGCAATACGATCTTGTCGAGATGGCCCGCGGATATGGATTTGCCGGGATCGATGTCATCGACGACGACCTTGGTGTATCAACCAGTGGCTGTCACGCCCGCCCCGGCTTCGAACGGCTCGTGGCCATGCTGTGTTCGGGCTCGATCGGCGCGGTCTTCTGCCTGGAAGTATCGCGTCTGGCCCGCAACGGGCGCGACTGGCATCACATGCTGGAGCTTTGCGGCCTGGTAGATGCGCGTGTCGTGGATCATGACGGCGTCTACGATCCGCGTCATCCCAATGACCGGCTGCTTCTGGGCATGAAAGGCAGCATCAGCGAGTTCGAGCCTGGCGTCTTGCGCACACGCATGGTTGAAGCCGCCCGCGCTAAAGCGCGCCGCGGAGAGCTGCGCTATACCCCGCCGACCGGCTATCTGTGGGATCGTGACGCTGGGGTGATGTTCGATCCCGATCTCCGGATCCAGGAAGCCGTCCGGCAGATCTTCTGCCGGTTTCGCGAGCTTGGAAGTGCCCGGCAGGTTCTTCTGGCCATGTCTGCCGAGGGCGTTCATTTCCCCAGACCCTCCGATGGTATCAGATTGACGAGCTTCGAATGGCAGCCCATTCGCTACCGCAACGTGATCAACGTGCTGAAGAACATGTTTTATGCGGGCGTCTACGCCTATGGTAAGACCGGCCGGCAAGCAGAAATCCGGGACGGGCGCGCGCATGTCACCTACAAGAACCGCAAGTCCCCCGAAGACTGGGATGTGGTGATCAGGGATCACCACCCCGGCTATATCGATTGGGAGGAATATGAGCGCAATCAGGCACAGCTGGCCAGAAACGCTTTCGGGCGCGCGGGCGGGGTCAAATCCGGCCGCGGCGGCGGCGCACTTCTGGCCGGCCTCCTCTGCTGTTCGAGATGCGGTCGGCGGCTGCATGTGGTCTATACCGGCCGCAATCCACGCCCTGTCTACCGCTGTGACACCCCCAACCTTCTTCTGGGACAGAAGCGCTGTATCACCTTCGGCGGGTTCCGGGCCGACAAGCTCATCACCGAGGCCGTTCTTGAGGCCGTGGCGCCATTTGCCATCGACGCCGCTATCGAGGCACGTGCCATGTTGAGCCAAGCCGTGGAAGACAAGCGGCTGGTGCTCGAAATGGAGTTGCAGGAGGCCCGGTACGACGCATCTCTGGTGGAACGGCGCTACGACGCCTGTGACCCGGATAACCGTCTCATCGCAGCGGAATTGGAGAAACGATGGGAAGAGGCTCTGGGACGCGTTCGAAGCTTCGAGCAGCGCCTGAATATGGAGATTGCCGCAGTCCCGGACGTGGATGTCACCCGCCTGGAGCGGCTGGCGCAGGACCTTGAGGCCGCTGGGCGGCTCCGGCGACATCCATGCGCGACAAGCAACGATTGCTCAGAACGCTGA
- a CDS encoding S-(hydroxymethyl)glutathione dehydrogenase/class III alcohol dehydrogenase, whose translation MRTRAAVALEAGKPLEVMDVNLEGPKAGEVLIEVKATGICHTDEFTRSGADPEGLFPSILGHEGAGVVVEIGEGVTTLKPGDHVIPLYTPECRECHACLSGKTNLCTAIRGTQGQGFMPDGTSRFSMLDGTPIFHYMGCSTFANHTVLPEIALAKVRKDAPFDKICYIGCGVTTGIGAVINTAGVEIGSSAAVFGLGGIGLNVIQGLRMAGADMIIGVDHSNDKAEIAKKFGMTHFVNPKELPEGQSITEAIVELTKTGKDHFGGVDYSFDATGNVQVMRDALECSHRGWGVSVIIGVAPAGAEISTRPFQLVTGRVWKGTAFGGAKGRTDVPQFVDWYMDGKIEIDPMITHKLTLDEINKGFDLMHAGEAIRAVVEF comes from the coding sequence ATGAGAACGCGCGCGGCGGTGGCCCTGGAAGCCGGAAAACCGCTTGAAGTTATGGACGTGAACCTTGAAGGCCCGAAAGCGGGCGAGGTTCTGATTGAAGTTAAAGCAACCGGAATCTGCCATACAGATGAGTTCACCCGCTCGGGAGCTGATCCTGAAGGGCTGTTTCCGTCGATCCTTGGCCATGAAGGCGCGGGAGTTGTGGTTGAGATCGGCGAAGGTGTGACCACACTGAAACCCGGGGACCATGTGATTCCGCTCTACACGCCCGAATGTCGCGAATGCCATGCCTGCCTGAGCGGCAAGACCAACCTCTGCACCGCCATTCGCGGTACGCAAGGCCAAGGCTTCATGCCCGATGGCACCAGCCGTTTCTCGATGCTGGATGGCACCCCGATTTTTCACTATATGGGGTGCTCGACCTTTGCCAACCACACAGTTCTGCCGGAAATCGCGCTGGCCAAGGTTCGCAAAGACGCTCCGTTTGACAAAATCTGCTACATCGGTTGCGGCGTTACAACCGGCATCGGCGCGGTGATCAACACCGCAGGTGTTGAGATCGGATCCTCTGCGGCAGTATTCGGCCTTGGCGGAATTGGTCTGAACGTAATCCAGGGCCTGCGTATGGCCGGGGCGGACATGATCATCGGCGTCGACCACAGCAACGACAAGGCTGAGATAGCCAAAAAATTCGGCATGACTCATTTCGTGAACCCGAAAGAGCTGCCTGAGGGCCAGTCGATTACCGAGGCGATTGTCGAACTGACAAAGACTGGAAAAGATCACTTCGGAGGCGTGGATTATTCCTTTGACGCAACCGGCAACGTGCAGGTGATGCGTGACGCGTTGGAGTGCTCGCACCGCGGCTGGGGGGTGTCGGTCATCATCGGCGTGGCCCCGGCGGGCGCCGAAATCTCGACCCGCCCGTTCCAGCTGGTTACCGGCCGGGTCTGGAAAGGCACGGCGTTTGGCGGCGCAAAAGGCCGAACTGATGTTCCGCAGTTCGTCGACTGGTACATGGACGGCAAGATCGAAATCGACCCGATGATCACACACAAGCTGACACTGGATGAAATCAACAAGGGTTTTGACCTGATGCATGCCGGAGAAGCGATCCGGGCCGTTGTCGAGTTCTAG
- the tnpA gene encoding IS66-like element accessory protein TnpA, producing MCATNSFLKSLGVENYASGHRRWPDEAKARAVADTLEPGATVNGVAARYGVLANQLSAWRRLAKQGKLVLPAAEPDEPIFAPLVVCAAPEVSPEPDIAASEEVIRIVSGEVRIELAPGTPAARIAEIVHALGATTC from the coding sequence ATGTGCGCTACAAATTCGTTTCTCAAATCGTTGGGCGTCGAGAACTACGCGTCGGGCCACCGGCGGTGGCCGGATGAAGCCAAGGCCCGGGCGGTGGCGGATACGCTTGAGCCGGGCGCGACGGTGAATGGCGTGGCGGCGCGGTATGGGGTCTTAGCGAACCAGCTGTCGGCCTGGCGTCGGCTGGCGAAGCAGGGGAAGCTGGTGTTGCCAGCGGCGGAGCCGGACGAACCGATCTTCGCCCCGTTGGTGGTCTGCGCCGCGCCGGAGGTGTCGCCGGAGCCGGACATTGCGGCATCGGAAGAGGTGATCCGGATCGTCTCGGGCGAAGTTAGGATCGAGCTGGCACCAGGCACGCCCGCAGCGCGGATCGCCGAGATTGTGCATGCGCTCGGGGCCACGACATGCTGA
- the tnpB gene encoding IS66 family insertion sequence element accessory protein TnpB (TnpB, as the term is used for proteins encoded by IS66 family insertion elements, is considered an accessory protein, since TnpC, encoded by a neighboring gene, is a DDE family transposase.) yields MLMPSQGVRILVATKPVDFRKGHDGLAALVQSALAEDPFTGTVFVFRAKRADRMKILFWDGSGLVMAYKRLEESTFTWPAIRNGAMTLNRAQFEALFAGLDWRRVRSLEARCPAVAE; encoded by the coding sequence ATGCTGATGCCCTCACAGGGCGTCCGGATACTGGTGGCAACGAAGCCCGTGGATTTCCGCAAAGGCCATGACGGCCTGGCGGCGCTCGTGCAGTCAGCGCTGGCGGAAGATCCGTTCACGGGCACGGTCTTTGTGTTCCGCGCCAAACGGGCGGACAGGATGAAGATCCTGTTCTGGGACGGCAGCGGGCTTGTTATGGCATACAAACGGCTGGAGGAAAGCACGTTCACTTGGCCCGCGATCCGCAATGGCGCGATGACGCTGAACCGCGCCCAGTTCGAGGCGCTGTTTGCCGGGCTGGACTGGCGGCGGGTGCGGTCCCTGGAGGCGCGCTGCCCGGCTGTGGCAGAGTGA
- a CDS encoding aromatic ring-hydroxylating oxygenase subunit alpha: MTIEKIRADLADLQNTDQLDARAMSGAFYTSEAFLDFEREHLFHKDWVCLGHVDEVREPGDFFTTELVGEELLVTRDQDGEIRVLSNVCRHRGNLVETEAKGNRKRFVCGYHAWTYGQNGELKTAPLMKKVRTFDQKKCGLKQFRIEIWENFIFVNLDGEASPLAPRVQALSDLMTNYHHEMRHVVFTDEAVWNTNWKSLMENFLEGYHLSATHLKTLHPITPTRLCRKFEAKGEGFTGYHSFYDPEWPDRGPFHEDLTEDERRNTLLTCAFPNLLISVATHFTLYLCLRPVGADRVAIRWGVAGFNPDPENQEAKDYVALANAFNAEDRAKLETLTRAIKSKYYEPGPLAGDDYEGTVWDFLQYIASRLSSNAGI; this comes from the coding sequence ATGACGATCGAGAAGATCCGGGCCGATCTGGCTGATCTGCAAAACACGGATCAACTGGATGCACGGGCCATGTCCGGTGCCTTCTACACCTCCGAGGCGTTCCTTGATTTTGAAAGAGAGCATCTGTTCCACAAGGACTGGGTGTGTCTCGGTCATGTCGATGAAGTACGCGAGCCTGGCGACTTTTTCACAACTGAGCTGGTCGGCGAAGAGCTGCTTGTCACCCGCGATCAGGACGGCGAAATTCGTGTTCTGTCAAATGTCTGCCGCCACCGCGGCAATCTTGTCGAAACGGAGGCCAAGGGAAACCGCAAGCGATTTGTGTGCGGCTATCATGCCTGGACCTACGGTCAGAACGGAGAATTGAAAACGGCGCCTCTGATGAAGAAGGTCCGTACCTTTGATCAGAAAAAATGCGGGCTGAAGCAGTTCAGGATCGAAATCTGGGAAAACTTCATCTTCGTCAACCTTGACGGCGAGGCGTCGCCATTAGCACCGCGAGTGCAGGCGCTTTCGGATCTGATGACCAACTATCATCACGAAATGCGCCACGTGGTCTTTACCGATGAAGCAGTGTGGAACACCAACTGGAAAAGCCTGATGGAGAACTTTCTGGAAGGCTATCATCTGTCGGCAACCCACCTGAAGACTTTGCACCCGATCACTCCGACCCGGTTGTGCCGGAAATTCGAAGCAAAGGGGGAAGGCTTTACGGGTTACCATTCCTTCTATGATCCCGAATGGCCGGATCGCGGCCCCTTTCATGAGGATCTGACGGAAGACGAACGCCGCAATACGCTTTTGACCTGCGCCTTTCCAAACCTGCTGATTTCGGTGGCCACTCACTTTACCTTGTACCTGTGCCTTCGGCCGGTAGGTGCGGACCGCGTGGCGATCCGCTGGGGTGTGGCCGGGTTCAACCCGGATCCGGAAAACCAGGAGGCAAAGGATTACGTTGCGCTGGCCAACGCTTTCAATGCCGAGGACAGGGCCAAGCTGGAAACCCTGACCCGGGCCATCAAGAGCAAGTATTACGAACCGGGTCCCTTGGCCGGGGACGATTACGAAGGCACTGTCTGGGACTTTCTTCAGTATATTGCCAGCCGTTTGTCTTCCAACGCCGGGATTTGA
- a CDS encoding ABC transporter substrate-binding protein, translating into MNHYFTRRSLLAGAGAIGAGALLGANGLPMPAYASTPKSGGTFRIGTSDSSLSDSLDPQLIETRFISMLQMQVRNCLIEAGPNGVLQPELAESWEAAADQKTWVFKLRKGVEFHNGRTLTAADVVYSVNLHRGDDTKSSNKALLAHIEEISATSPHEVTIKLSAPDAGFAHLMSIEWMPIIPEGDTDYNAGNGTGGYILDSFEPGTKSVATRNPNYWKEGRAHFDSVEILAIADVTARTTALRTGQIHAMNFVDPKTARLLSRQPGIDLIQTPGKAHYAFAMRTDTDPYTDVKVRQALKYAIDREDVLQKILGGYGSIGNDHPISTAYPNCNANLEQHAYDPEKARALMKEAGAEDVTVKLHVSDTPFTGAVDMAQLFSEHAAAAGINIEVVREPEDGYWSSVWSVKPFFATRWSGRVTEDAMLSSAYSEAAIASGWNETKWSTERLEAILSEARGEGDAERREALYHEAQAIIHNDGGIVVPVFADFIDAKTSNVAHGELSNGWDMDGLRCSERWWFDS; encoded by the coding sequence ATGAACCATTATTTCACACGACGGTCGCTTCTTGCTGGTGCCGGCGCGATTGGAGCAGGTGCGCTTCTGGGGGCCAATGGCCTGCCGATGCCGGCATATGCAAGCACTCCGAAGTCCGGCGGGACCTTCCGGATTGGCACATCGGATTCCAGTCTGTCGGACTCGCTCGATCCACAGCTCATCGAGACCCGTTTCATTTCAATGCTGCAGATGCAGGTGCGCAACTGCCTGATCGAGGCTGGCCCCAATGGTGTGCTGCAACCCGAACTCGCGGAAAGCTGGGAGGCCGCGGCTGACCAGAAGACCTGGGTCTTCAAACTCCGCAAGGGTGTAGAGTTCCACAACGGCAGGACGCTGACCGCAGCTGATGTTGTCTACTCGGTCAATCTGCACCGGGGCGACGATACGAAATCTTCCAACAAGGCACTTCTGGCCCATATCGAAGAGATTTCTGCGACCAGCCCGCATGAGGTGACGATCAAATTGTCAGCTCCCGACGCGGGCTTTGCCCACCTGATGTCCATCGAGTGGATGCCGATCATTCCAGAGGGTGACACCGACTACAATGCGGGCAACGGCACCGGCGGCTATATCCTCGACTCTTTCGAGCCCGGGACCAAATCCGTCGCGACCCGCAACCCGAACTACTGGAAAGAAGGACGCGCGCATTTCGACTCCGTCGAGATCCTGGCCATTGCAGATGTTACGGCGCGTACCACCGCGCTGCGCACCGGCCAGATTCACGCCATGAACTTCGTGGATCCCAAGACTGCGAGATTGCTCAGCCGCCAGCCGGGCATTGACCTGATCCAGACGCCGGGCAAGGCCCACTATGCCTTCGCAATGCGGACGGATACTGATCCGTATACGGATGTTAAGGTCCGCCAGGCCTTGAAATACGCCATCGACCGCGAGGACGTCCTGCAGAAAATCCTGGGTGGCTATGGATCGATTGGTAACGACCACCCGATTTCCACGGCGTATCCGAACTGCAACGCCAACCTTGAGCAGCACGCCTATGATCCTGAAAAGGCGAGAGCGCTGATGAAGGAAGCCGGCGCCGAAGATGTCACAGTCAAGCTGCATGTTTCGGACACGCCGTTTACCGGTGCGGTGGACATGGCGCAGCTGTTTAGCGAGCACGCAGCCGCTGCCGGCATCAATATCGAAGTCGTGCGCGAACCTGAAGATGGCTACTGGTCCAGCGTCTGGTCGGTGAAGCCGTTCTTCGCAACACGCTGGTCCGGTCGTGTCACCGAGGATGCTATGCTGTCGTCAGCCTATTCCGAAGCCGCGATTGCGAGCGGTTGGAATGAGACCAAATGGTCGACTGAGCGGTTGGAAGCCATTCTGAGTGAAGCCCGCGGCGAAGGAGATGCAGAACGCCGCGAAGCGCTCTACCATGAAGCGCAGGCGATTATTCATAACGACGGCGGCATCGTTGTTCCGGTCTTCGCCGACTTCATCGATGCCAAGACCTCGAACGTCGCCCATGGTGAACTGTCGAACGGCTGGGATATGGACGGTCTGCGCTGCTCGGAGCGCTGGTGGTTCGACTCCTAG
- a CDS encoding IS5 family transposase yields the protein MRGTDEASGSLFSYVDLEERIPARHPLRKIRQVVNDALASLDADFDAVYTDFGRPSIPPERLIRASLIQILFSIRSERQLMEQMQYNLLFRWFVGLGIDDPVWVPTVFTKNRDRLLTADMSRKVMAAILAHREVAPLLSDDHFSVDGTLIKAWASMKSFQPKSAGTPPGDDGPGDPPATSIAPAAQPAQTEPETSPMPRYSRRTRNPEVNFKGEKRSNATHASVTDPDARLYKKSPGTGAVLCFMGHALMENRHGLVVQGDLTRADGRAERKAALDMLHRHSPGSTRQLTLGADKGYDAAEFVAGLRQACVTPHVARKARQSAIDGRTTRHKGYALYQKHRKRIEEAFGWAKTVGGMSQTVYRGVERVRSRFILTLAAGNLARLPRLLAE from the coding sequence ATGCGCGGGACGGACGAAGCGAGCGGATCGCTTTTCAGCTATGTCGATCTGGAAGAGCGCATCCCAGCACGGCACCCTCTCCGCAAGATCAGGCAGGTGGTCAACGACGCGCTGGCCAGTCTGGATGCCGATTTCGACGCGGTCTACACCGATTTCGGCCGCCCCTCGATCCCGCCGGAACGGCTGATCCGGGCCAGCCTGATCCAAATCCTGTTCTCAATCCGCTCCGAGCGGCAGTTGATGGAACAGATGCAGTATAATCTGCTGTTCCGCTGGTTCGTGGGCCTCGGGATCGACGATCCGGTATGGGTGCCGACGGTGTTCACCAAGAACCGCGACCGGCTGCTGACGGCCGACATGTCGCGCAAGGTGATGGCGGCTATCCTGGCGCATCGCGAGGTCGCGCCGCTACTGTCGGACGACCACTTCTCGGTCGATGGCACGCTCATAAAGGCCTGGGCGTCGATGAAGAGTTTCCAGCCGAAGTCGGCGGGCACGCCGCCCGGCGATGATGGGCCGGGTGACCCGCCCGCGACATCCATTGCCCCTGCCGCACAACCCGCCCAGACCGAACCCGAGACCTCTCCAATGCCCCGCTACAGCCGCCGCACCCGAAATCCCGAGGTCAACTTCAAGGGCGAGAAGCGTTCGAATGCGACCCATGCCTCGGTCACCGACCCGGACGCACGGCTCTATAAGAAATCCCCTGGCACAGGTGCGGTGCTGTGCTTCATGGGGCATGCGCTGATGGAGAACCGGCACGGGCTGGTTGTGCAAGGCGACCTGACCCGCGCTGACGGCCGCGCCGAGCGAAAGGCTGCGCTGGACATGCTGCACCGCCACTCCCCCGGATCGACCCGGCAGCTGACCTTGGGAGCCGATAAGGGATACGATGCGGCCGAATTCGTCGCAGGTCTCCGCCAGGCCTGCGTCACCCCGCACGTCGCCAGGAAGGCGCGGCAGTCAGCAATCGACGGGCGCACAACCCGGCACAAAGGCTATGCCCTGTACCAGAAGCACCGCAAACGGATCGAGGAGGCGTTTGGCTGGGCCAAGACTGTTGGCGGCATGTCCCAGACCGTCTATCGCGGCGTCGAACGGGTGCGGTCGCGCTTCATCCTGACGCTCGCAGCCGGAAATCTCGCCCGGCTGCCCCGGTTGCTGGCGGAATGA